The nucleotide window GGTCGGGAACTCCCACGCGCCGGCACTCGGGTCACCATCGGTGACCGGGTGCCGGCGTTTTTCCGATCATGGTGCTGGGCGTGCGAGGAGTTGATCGCATGAGACGTTTCGAGTCGCGAGTCGAGCGGATGATCCGCGAGGCAACCGAACGCGGCGAGTTCGACAATCTGCCGGGCGCGGGCAAGCCGCTCGATCTCACCGACAGTGACGACCCCGACTGGTGGGTCAAACGCAAGATCCGCGACGAGAACCTGGACTCGTCGGCGCTGCTTCCCGCGCCGCTGCAATTGCGCCGGGAGGCGCAGGACTTCCCGGAGTCGTTGCGCGACATCGCCGACGAGGCGGCGGTCCGTGACATCCTCGTCG belongs to Gordonia sp. KTR9 and includes:
- a CDS encoding J-domain-containing protein, whose amino-acid sequence is MRRFESRVERMIREATERGEFDNLPGAGKPLDLTDSDDPDWWVKRKIRDENLDSSALLPAPLQLRREAQDFPESLRDIADEAAVRDILVDFNRRVREAHLASRQIALPHSVVAHTVDVDDMIRRWRALRR